One genomic window of Garciella nitratireducens DSM 15102 includes the following:
- a CDS encoding VIT1/CCC1 transporter family protein translates to MDQKFLKKVKLFQQKEITENEIYLNIAKKIKDEKNRTTLEKIAEEEMKHYEIWEKYTNEEMQPVKREVLYYTFLAKLFGYTFAIKKMENQENQEELEYIFDQELLKEIPEAEKIYQDELVHEKKLIDLLDEERLRYIGSMVLGLNDALVEFTGSLAGYSFAMQSNKLISLAGLITGISATLSMATSEFLSARSDEEENPTKSATYTGIAYLLTVVLLIMPYLVLPDQWYGIALGIMLLLVILIIAVFNYYIAVAKDLSFKQRFKEMSIISLGVSALSFIIGLLVKRFLGIDL, encoded by the coding sequence ATGGATCAAAAATTTTTAAAAAAAGTAAAACTTTTTCAACAAAAAGAAATTACAGAAAATGAAATTTATTTAAACATCGCAAAAAAGATCAAAGATGAAAAAAATCGTACAACCTTAGAAAAAATTGCAGAAGAAGAAATGAAACATTATGAAATTTGGGAAAAATATACTAATGAAGAAATGCAACCTGTAAAAAGAGAAGTGCTATATTATACTTTCCTAGCAAAATTATTTGGTTACACCTTTGCAATTAAAAAAATGGAAAACCAGGAAAACCAAGAAGAATTAGAATACATTTTTGACCAAGAATTATTAAAAGAAATTCCTGAAGCAGAAAAAATCTATCAAGATGAATTGGTTCATGAGAAAAAACTCATTGATCTTTTAGATGAGGAAAGACTTCGTTATATAGGCTCAATGGTTCTGGGTCTCAATGACGCATTAGTAGAGTTCACCGGTAGTCTTGCAGGATATTCCTTTGCCATGCAAAGCAATAAATTAATTTCCCTTGCTGGATTGATCACTGGAATTTCTGCTACTTTATCTATGGCAACTTCTGAATTTTTATCTGCCCGCTCTGATGAAGAAGAAAACCCAACAAAATCTGCTACTTATACCGGCATTGCGTATTTACTTACCGTGGTTTTATTGATTATGCCTTATCTTGTTTTACCAGATCAATGGTATGGAATCGCTCTAGGAATTATGTTATTACTCGTTATACTTATTATCGCTGTATTTAACTATTATATAGCAGTCGCTAAGGATTTATCCTTCAAACAACGCTTTAAAGAAATGTCTATTATTAGCTTAGGAGTATCTGCCCTATCCTTTATTATTGGGCTTTTAGTAAAACGCTTTTTAGGAATCGATCTATAA
- a CDS encoding MBL fold metallo-hydrolase — MKIKHLSHSGFMIEEEKNIFLFDVTDSLKLSNKDKNIYVFFSHSHQDHFSLENIKKLSKQKRVYFILSKEISQKTLLPALDCLFLLEPYKTIVIEGIEISTYGSTDLGNSYLVSSNGKKYFHSGDLNWWHWKKRMTPGQLKEEELAFKKEVDLLKGISIDFAFIPVDPRLEDSAFLAINYFLKTVHPKYVIPMHSFGQYTFYKNLSENIHLNNTILLNTKKQHQIIYEK, encoded by the coding sequence ATGAAAATAAAACATCTATCTCATAGTGGATTTATGATAGAAGAAGAAAAAAATATATTTCTTTTTGATGTAACAGATTCTTTAAAATTATCTAATAAGGATAAAAATATTTATGTATTTTTTAGTCATTCCCATCAAGATCATTTTTCTCTAGAAAATATAAAAAAACTTTCCAAACAAAAAAGAGTTTATTTTATCTTAAGCAAAGAAATTTCTCAAAAAACTCTCCTCCCTGCATTGGATTGTTTATTTTTGTTAGAACCCTATAAAACCATTGTAATTGAAGGTATAGAAATCTCTACTTATGGAAGTACTGACTTAGGAAACTCCTATCTAGTAAGCTCCAATGGGAAAAAATATTTTCATAGTGGAGATTTAAATTGGTGGCATTGGAAAAAAAGAATGACGCCTGGTCAACTAAAAGAAGAAGAATTGGCTTTTAAAAAAGAAGTGGATTTATTAAAAGGAATCTCCATTGATTTTGCTTTTATCCCTGTAGACCCACGATTAGAAGATTCTGCATTTTTAGCAATCAATTATTTTTTAAAAACAGTCCATCCTAAATATGTCATCCCTATGCATTCTTTTGGACAATATACTTTTTATAAAAATCTATCAGAAAATATACACCTCAACAACACCATTCTCTTAAATACAAAAAAACAACATCAAATTATCTACGAAAAATAA